The DNA segment ACCTGCGCCAGTGGCTGTCAACAAAGGAACAACCCCGAGGATAAATGCAAATGCGGTCATCAATATCGGGCGGAAACGAAGCTTCGCAGCTACCATTGCCGCTTCATAAAGAGGCACTCCTTTTTTCTCGTGTTCCTCTTTGGCAAATTCCACGATAAGAATGGCATTTTTGGCAACGAGTCCAATCAACAGTACGAGTCCGATTTGTGCAAAAACGTTATTCACATAGGCATCGCTTGTAAATCGCGCCAAAAACAAGCCTAAAAACGCTCCAAACACCGCCAAAGGTGCTCCAAGCAATACGCTGAAAGGCAATTTCCAACTTTCATATTGGGCGGCTAAAATCAAAAATACAAATACCAATGCCATAATAAATACAGAACTTCCTCCCGGTGCCTTTTTCTCTTGATAGGATAGATTAATGTAATCGTAACTCATATCATTTGGAAGGGTTTCTCTAGCCACCTCTTCCAGAGCATCCAAAGCCTGCGCACTACTGTAACCGGCATTTGCACTACCCCCAATTTCGGCTGATCTAAATAAATTTAACCTATTTGTAAAATCGGGTCCAGTCACTTTGGTAGCTGTAACCAAAGTAGATATTGGTAACATAGAACCATTATTATTTTTAATGTAAATTAAATTTAAGTTTTCAGGTTTAACTCGATCTGTAGCTTCTCCTTGCAAGAATACTTTATATTGTCGCCCAAATCGATTGAAATCATTGACATACGTTCCTCCTAAAAAGGCTCCTAATGCTTCCGTAACCCTTGAAACAGGCACACCTAATTTCATCGCTTTTTCATTATCGATTTCTAATTTTATTTGAGGTGTTGCGGCATTAAAAGTGGTGTAAATACGTTGAATTTCAGGTCTTTTTTGTGCAGCTGCAATAAAAACCTGCGTTTGTTGCGCCAAATACTCAGGTGAATTTCCTCCTCTATCCTGCAGCATTAAACTAAAACCAGCCGATGCACCCAATCCTTGAATGGCAGGCGGTCCAAATGCAAAAGCAGAGCCTTTGGTTACTTGCATTGCCAGTTTACCATTCAATTGATCCGTAAATTGCTTGGCCGTAAAAGAGCGTTCTTCCCAAGGTTTTAACGCAATAAAAATAAATGCATTATTAGGAAGATTCGAACTTGTAAGCAAACTGTACCCATTGATTGTGGTATAAGAAAGAATAGCATCCTCCTTTTTCAAAATAGCATCTACTTGTTTGGAGACTTCTTCTGTTCGCTGTAAAGATGATGATGGCGGTAATTGTATATTTAACAATACATACCCTTGATCCTCCTCAGGAATAAATCCTAACGGGATTTTAATTCCTAAAAAACTAACGGCTATTAATATAACTCCTAACAATGCCACTATACGCATCGATTTTTTAGCAAAGAAATTAACCCCATTAAGATAGCCTCCAGTAACTTTTTCAAAAATTCTATTGAATCCGGCAAAAAATTTAGCCAACCATCCTGTTTGCTCTTCGACTGGTTTTGTAGGTTTTAGGAGCATCGCACACAAGGCTGGACTTAATGACAAAGCACTAAATGCAGAGAAAGCCACCGATACCGCAATCGTAATGGCAAATTGCTGATAAAAACGTCCCGTAATTCCGGGAGTCATTGCTACAGGAATAAATACGGCACACAAAATTAATGCGATAGCAATTACAGGCCCTGAAACTTCTTTCATCGCCTGAATTGTTGCCTCTCGGGGCGTTTTCCCTTTTTCAATATGATGCATTACGGCTTCGACAACCACAATGGCATCATCGACCACAATACCAATGGCCAAAACTAACCCTAATAAAGACAAAGTGTTTATGGAGAATCCTAATAAAGGAAAAACGGCAATCGTTCCAATTAATGAAACTGGCACAGTAATCAAAGGGATTAAGGTAGCACGCCAATTTTGAAGAAAGATAAACACCACAAGGATAACTAATAATATCGCTTCAAAAAGTGTATGAACAATATCCTCCACACCAGCTGTAATAGCTAGAGTAGTATCTAATGATTCTTGATACTCAATGTCTTTAGGGAATCTCTCAGACATTTCTTTCATTGCTGCTTTGGCTTCAGCAGCTACTTCCAATGCATTACTTCCCGGCATTTGGAAAATAGTTATTGCAGCAGCCGGATTACCATTTCTTCGAGCATTTGTACTATAATTTTCAGTCCCTAATTCAATGCGAGAAATATCACTTAATAGCACTTCAGCTCCATCTTCTTTACTTCTGACAACAATTTTACCAAATTGTTGTTCAGTAACTAATCGATCTTGAAGTGTAACACCATAGGTAAAATCAGTACCAATTGGTGCAGGTTGAGACCCAAATTTTCCTCCTGGACTAATCATGTTTTGAGCATTCAAAGCATTTTTAACATCCTCAACAGTAACACCTAGTTTAGAC comes from the Flavobacterium limnophilum genome and includes:
- a CDS encoding efflux RND transporter permease subunit, translated to MGEFFVRRPIVAMVISIIIVLLGLLALQKTPVSQYPDIVPPVVKITTNFTGANALNVEQAVATPIEQKVNGVENMLYMKSINTSDGALTLEVTFDVGTNLDNANMLTQNRQAQSAPFMPASVKQQGVVVKKSLSFPLMLFTLTSKNPKYDAKFLNNYASINIADRLARIKGVGEVTLWGSDYSMRVWLKADVMSKLGVTVEDVKNALNAQNMISPGGKFGSQPAPIGTDFTYGVTLQDRLVTEQQFGKIVVRSKEDGAEVLLSDISRIELGTENYSTNARRNGNPAAAITIFQMPGSNALEVAAEAKAAMKEMSERFPKDIEYQESLDTTLAITAGVEDIVHTLFEAILLVILVVFIFLQNWRATLIPLITVPVSLIGTIAVFPLLGFSINTLSLLGLVLAIGIVVDDAIVVVEAVMHHIEKGKTPREATIQAMKEVSGPVIAIALILCAVFIPVAMTPGITGRFYQQFAITIAVSVAFSAFSALSLSPALCAMLLKPTKPVEEQTGWLAKFFAGFNRIFEKVTGGYLNGVNFFAKKSMRIVALLGVILIAVSFLGIKIPLGFIPEEDQGYVLLNIQLPPSSSLQRTEEVSKQVDAILKKEDAILSYTTINGYSLLTSSNLPNNAFIFIALKPWEERSFTAKQFTDQLNGKLAMQVTKGSAFAFGPPAIQGLGASAGFSLMLQDRGGNSPEYLAQQTQVFIAAAQKRPEIQRIYTTFNAATPQIKLEIDNEKAMKLGVPVSRVTEALGAFLGGTYVNDFNRFGRQYKVFLQGEATDRVKPENLNLIYIKNNNGSMLPISTLVTATKVTGPDFTNRLNLFRSAEIGGSANAGYSSAQALDALEEVARETLPNDMSYDYINLSYQEKKAPGGSSVFIMALVFVFLILAAQYESWKLPFSVLLGAPLAVFGAFLGLFLARFTSDAYVNNVFAQIGLVLLIGLVAKNAILIVEFAKEEHEKKGVPLYEAAMVAAKLRFRPILMTAFAFILGVVPLLTATGAGSQARIVMGMAVFSGMLIATILGVLIVPGLYVMIENIGKKKEAIASDENDIEPNTTSHD